The Anaerolineales bacterium region AGTCCGCCGAGTGCCTCGACGGTTTGTTGAATCAATTTTTCGGGAACGTCAGCCAAGGATACATTGCCAGCGAATCCTTCTACCTGTGCACCAGTTTCCTTATTTACTTTCTTCGCTGTATCTTTGATTGTTGCTTCATCGCGCCCATTGATCGCCACGCGGCATCCTTCCTTTGCGAGCAGATGCGCGGCGGCGTAGCCCAGTCCACGGGAGGAACTGGTCACGAGGGCGCGTTTGTTTTTCAAGCCTAAATCCATTTATTCTCCGTTTCAGGTTACAGGTTTACAAGTTGACAGGTTTCAACCTTCAAACGTTCCAACCTGCCAACCTTCAAACGATCTCTATTTTTGAATCCCACACATCCCCATCCGACCAATTCGCATCCACCCATTTTGCCACATTCCCCAACGCGGACTGCAAGAACGCGGCGTCGTTTCCCGCCATCGCGCAGACGATGACCGCCTCGTCCCATTTGTCCTGCAAATCCATCTCGGCGACAGAGACGTTGAACTCGCGGCGCAGGCGTGAGATGAGCGGCTTGATCTGTCCGCGCTTTTGTTTGAGGGAGGCGCAGGCGGGGAGGTGGAGGTGAATGGTGAGGGTGGCGAGCATGCTATTCCATTGCTTCACGCAGTTTTTCAGCCAACGCGGCTGCATCCTCGTCACTGCATGAATCGTCCTGAGCAAGGAATTTCATCCCTTTCTCTGCATCATCTTTCCGACGAGGCACCAACCACGAGTGGAAATGCGGCGTGCCGTCAATCAGAGTGACTTGATAAACCCGCTCCGCGCCTGTGTGCAATTTAAGCGCATGATAGATTTTTCTCATCACATTTCCAAACGAAGCGGATTCCTCGTCTGTCATTTCCGCGTAATCAAGAAAATGTCGCTTCGACTCGATGAACAAGGTTCCTAGCGGACCTAACTTTCCTGGCGCGTGGCAGACCATCCAATGCTCGTCTTCGTAGATGTATCCGCCTGGGGGAGCGGCTTGTTGTCCGTTATGTTTGCGGCAAATGAAACAGGTTTCCATAGTTTTATCCTCACTTTTGTTTGAGGGACGCGCAAGCGGGTAGGCGGAGGCGAATGGTGAGGGTGGCGAGCATGGTTGTGGCACGCTAATGCGATACTCCCTGCCGTCCTGCCCCTGTAGTGTCAGTGTTCTCTGTGCTTCGTCAAAACTGACGTAGGTCCCTCTGTACTCATGTGTGTACGCCGTGCTCACTCCCACCTCTTGCCTATTGATCTCTCTCACCACTGGGCGGTTATCTAGGTAGTACCACAAGAGCCCTGCTGTCACAATCACCACGCCGATTACAAGCAGTCGCCACTTCATCTACGCTCTAATATAACCTATACGGGATCGAAAGCAAATGCGTGTCGTGCGCCTTATTGGTGCTCCGCCGCTAGTTCCCGTAAATACTTAAATTGTGCTGTCTCCTCTTCAAGAGTGGAGGCGTTCTTAAAGCTATCCGGAGGTCCGGGGCAAAACATTGTGAAATAAGATTCATCTACATCCCTACCTACCGCCAAAGTCCCATCCTGCCAACCTGTCACAAACACAGTCATAAAGGGATATCCCCCAAAATGGGGATAAGCCTGTGTCCACGTGCGACGGTCTTTTGGTGGAAAACTAATATCAAAATGAGCCAATAGATCAAATAAAACTTTATCTAATCCCATAGCCTCGTTCAACTGTGCTTGATCAGTCTCCGCCGGGTACCACTGTGATCTATCCGCCAATAGTT contains the following coding sequences:
- a CDS encoding DUF503 domain-containing protein, coding for MLATLTIHLHLPACASLKQKRGQIKPLISRLRREFNVSVAEMDLQDKWDEAVIVCAMAGNDAAFLQSALGNVAKWVDANWSDGDVWDSKIEIV
- a CDS encoding HIT family protein, whose translation is METCFICRKHNGQQAAPPGGYIYEDEHWMVCHAPGKLGPLGTLFIESKRHFLDYAEMTDEESASFGNVMRKIYHALKLHTGAERVYQVTLIDGTPHFHSWLVPRRKDDAEKGMKFLAQDDSCSDEDAAALAEKLREAME